The following proteins are co-located in the Vigna unguiculata cultivar IT97K-499-35 chromosome 9, ASM411807v1, whole genome shotgun sequence genome:
- the LOC114196261 gene encoding 40S ribosomal protein S25: protein MAPKKDKAPPPSSKPAKSGGGKQKKKKWSKGKQKEKVNNMVLFDQGTYDKLLSEAPKYKLITPSILSDRLRINGSLARKAIRELMARGSIRMVSAHASQQIYTRATNT from the exons ATG GCTCCAAAGAAGGACAAGGCTCCCCCACCTTCATCAAAGCCCGCCAAGTCTGGCGGTGGCAAGCAGAAGAAGAAG AAGTGGAGCAAGGGAAAGCAAAAGGAAAAGGTGAATAACATGGTGCTGTTTGATCAGGGTACCTATGACAAACTCCTCTCTGAGGCACCAAAATACAAGCTTATCACTCCATCCATTCTCTCTGATCGTCTTAGG ATTAATGGATCACTTGCAAGGAAGGCTATTAGGGAATTGATGGCTAGAGGTTCAATCAGGATGGTGTCTGCCCATGCAAGTCAGCAGATTTACACTAGAGCAACAAACACCTAG